The following are from one region of the Halorussus rarus genome:
- a CDS encoding LeuA family protein, producing the protein MRCPTTTLVRPVPAGRVEFFDGTLATETEFESARVFDTTLRDGEQAPRTSFSYDEKRTIADALDRMGTHVIEAGFPVNSDAEFEAVSDIAASTTTTTCGLARVVDKDVEAAIDSGVEMVHVFASTSDVQIEDSMHATREEVVERSVQAVERVKEAGVTAMFSPMDATRTDEQYLETVVEAVSEADVDWINIPDTCGVATPGRFADLVRLVDEHTDARIDVHTHDDFGMASANAVAGFEAGADQAQVSVNGIGERAGNAAYEEVVMAVESVYGVDTGIDTTGIAELSAIVEEYSDVPIPANKPVTGDNAFAHESGIHAAGVIENSDTFEPGVMTPEMVGAEREFVLGKHTGANSVRKRLEDNGFAPTDAEVREVTRRVKDYGAEKNRVTVADLERFAREADVTREESEVRA; encoded by the coding sequence ATACGATGTCCGACAACGACATTGGTTCGTCCGGTACCAGCCGGGCGGGTCGAGTTCTTCGACGGCACGCTAGCTACTGAGACCGAGTTCGAGTCCGCGCGGGTGTTCGACACGACCCTGCGCGACGGCGAACAGGCTCCCCGTACCTCCTTCTCCTACGACGAGAAGCGAACTATCGCCGACGCCCTCGACCGGATGGGCACCCACGTCATCGAGGCCGGGTTCCCCGTCAACTCCGACGCCGAGTTCGAGGCCGTCAGCGACATCGCCGCCAGCACGACGACGACCACCTGCGGGCTGGCCCGCGTGGTCGACAAGGACGTGGAGGCCGCCATCGACTCCGGCGTCGAGATGGTCCACGTCTTCGCCTCGACCAGCGACGTCCAGATCGAGGATTCGATGCACGCGACCCGCGAGGAGGTCGTCGAGCGGTCGGTGCAGGCGGTCGAACGGGTGAAGGAGGCGGGCGTCACCGCGATGTTCTCGCCGATGGACGCCACCCGGACCGACGAGCAGTACCTCGAGACGGTCGTCGAGGCCGTCTCCGAGGCCGACGTCGACTGGATAAACATCCCCGACACCTGCGGCGTCGCGACGCCGGGACGGTTCGCCGACCTGGTCCGACTGGTCGACGAGCACACCGACGCCCGCATCGACGTCCACACCCACGACGACTTCGGCATGGCCTCCGCCAACGCCGTCGCCGGCTTCGAGGCCGGGGCCGACCAGGCCCAGGTCTCGGTCAACGGCATCGGCGAGCGCGCGGGCAACGCGGCCTACGAGGAGGTCGTGATGGCCGTCGAGAGCGTCTACGGCGTCGACACCGGGATCGACACGACCGGCATCGCCGAGCTCTCGGCAATCGTCGAGGAGTACAGCGACGTCCCGATACCGGCGAACAAGCCGGTCACCGGCGATAACGCGTTCGCCCACGAGTCCGGCATCCACGCCGCGGGCGTCATCGAGAACTCCGACACGTTCGAGCCGGGCGTGATGACTCCCGAGATGGTCGGCGCCGAGCGGGAGTTCGTGCTGGGCAAGCACACCGGCGCGAACTCGGTCCGCAAGCGCCTGGAGGACAACGGGTTCGCCCCGACCGACGCCGAGGTCCGGGAGGTGACCCGCCGGGTCAAGGACTACGGCGCGGAGAAGAACCGCGTCACGGTCGCCGACCTGGAGCGGTTCGCCCGCGAGGCCGACGTGACCCGCGAGGAATCGGAGGTCCGCGCCTGA
- a CDS encoding isocitrate/isopropylmalate dehydrogenase family protein encodes MTADGSEHVVVIPGDGIGREVTAAARDVLEAVGPDFEFTEAEAGDEVKERTGEALPDETRELAASADATLFGAAGETAADVIIPLRRAVDSFANVRPVRAYPGIDAPNPETDLVFVRENTEGVYAGHESEIAPGVTTLTRVVTESASAEIARYGFEYAADRGLGVTIAHKANVMRTTDGLFLETARRVGEEYDVPTDDALMDALAMHLVQRPEDYDVVVCPNLAGDMLSDLAAGLVGGLGLLPSANVGGERALFEPVHGTAPDIAGEGVANPSAAILSAAMLLEYLGYDDAGQRVRAAVESVLASGPHTPDLGGDATTSDVTEAVLAEL; translated from the coding sequence ATGACTGCGGACGGTTCCGAGCACGTCGTCGTAATCCCCGGGGACGGCATCGGACGGGAGGTCACCGCCGCGGCCCGCGACGTGCTGGAGGCGGTCGGCCCCGACTTCGAGTTCACCGAGGCCGAGGCCGGCGACGAGGTGAAGGAGCGGACCGGCGAGGCGCTGCCCGACGAGACCCGCGAGCTCGCGGCGAGCGCCGACGCGACCCTGTTCGGCGCGGCCGGCGAGACCGCGGCCGACGTCATCATCCCGCTCCGGCGGGCGGTCGACTCGTTCGCCAACGTCCGGCCGGTCCGTGCCTACCCCGGCATCGACGCCCCGAACCCCGAGACCGACCTGGTGTTCGTCCGGGAGAACACCGAGGGCGTCTACGCGGGCCACGAGTCCGAGATTGCGCCGGGCGTAACCACGCTGACACGGGTCGTTACCGAGTCCGCCTCGGCGGAAATCGCGCGTTACGGCTTCGAGTACGCCGCCGACCGCGGGTTAGGCGTGACGATAGCCCACAAGGCCAACGTGATGCGGACCACCGACGGGCTCTTCCTGGAGACCGCGCGGCGGGTCGGCGAGGAGTACGACGTGCCGACCGACGACGCGCTGATGGACGCGCTGGCGATGCATCTGGTCCAGCGCCCCGAGGACTACGACGTCGTCGTCTGTCCGAACCTCGCGGGCGACATGCTGTCTGATCTGGCGGCCGGGCTGGTCGGCGGGCTGGGCCTGCTACCCAGCGCGAACGTCGGCGGGGAGCGCGCGCTGTTCGAGCCGGTCCACGGCACCGCACCCGACATCGCCGGCGAGGGCGTCGCGAACCCGAGCGCCGCCATCCTGTCGGCGGCGATGCTGCTGGAGTATCTGGGCTACGACGACGCCGGCCAGCGCGTCCGCGCGGCCGTGGAGTCCGTGCTGGCGTCGGGGCCCCACACCCCCGACCTCGGCGGCGACGCGACGACGAGCGACGTGACCGAGGCGGTGCTGGCCGAACTCTGA
- a CDS encoding DUF5779 family protein yields MGSFDLDLQTVEKEIDDGDTDREQGDRRIVLGELDGETDEREWFEVVDRGDVLVLAIEGDLAELAADLAPRVKERGGNLVHFREFLIVTPGDVSVDTDRL; encoded by the coding sequence ATGGGCAGTTTCGACCTCGACCTCCAGACCGTCGAGAAGGAGATAGACGACGGCGATACCGACCGCGAGCAGGGCGACCGACGCATCGTGCTGGGCGAACTGGACGGCGAGACCGACGAGCGCGAGTGGTTCGAGGTCGTCGACCGCGGCGACGTCCTCGTGCTGGCCATCGAGGGCGACCTCGCGGAGCTGGCGGCCGACCTCGCGCCGCGCGTCAAGGAGCGCGGCGGCAACCTCGTCCACTTCCGGGAGTTCCTCATCGTGACCCCCGGCGAC
- a CDS encoding ferritin-like domain-containing protein has translation MTTQEVTDLLKKAYSDEIETVMNYLTNSIVLDGVSAEEVKESLETDIQEELGHAEMLGQRLKQLDERPPASYDFEARQESLQPPEDSTDVLSVINGVLDAEEDAIETYRSLITAAGDEDPVTEDIAVTILADEEAHRTEFRGFKREYDD, from the coding sequence ATGACGACTCAAGAGGTCACCGACCTGCTCAAGAAGGCGTACAGCGACGAGATCGAGACCGTGATGAACTACCTGACCAACTCCATCGTGCTCGACGGCGTGAGCGCCGAGGAGGTCAAGGAGAGCCTCGAGACCGACATCCAGGAGGAGCTAGGCCACGCCGAGATGCTGGGCCAGCGGCTCAAGCAGCTCGACGAGCGCCCGCCGGCCTCCTACGACTTCGAGGCCCGCCAGGAGAGCCTCCAGCCGCCGGAGGACAGCACCGACGTGCTGTCGGTCATCAACGGCGTGCTCGACGCCGAGGAGGACGCCATCGAGACGTACCGGTCGCTCATCACGGCCGCCGGCGACGAGGACCCGGTGACCGAGGACATCGCGGTGACCATCCTCGCCGACGAGGAGGCCCACCGCACCGAGTTCCGCGGGTTCAAGCGAGAGTACGACGACTGA
- a CDS encoding protein sorting system archaetidylserine decarboxylase, with the protein MCGHRPERTLLSGSFAPGAWRYALLALALAIPVSVLSRLGKCSRRWNLAAPALAVGALLFHRDPDRTPPDSGVLAPADGRVSVVREEGDRVRVGVFMNVTDVHVNRAPVGGRVEAVDHEPGKHRPAFSKESDRNEKLHVRFPDHEVTLVAGAFARRIHPYVDEGDHLGRGERLGHISFGSRADVLLPESVDHADLTVRRGQKVRAGETRIAEL; encoded by the coding sequence ATGTGCGGACACCGACCCGAGCGGACGCTCCTGTCGGGGAGCTTCGCCCCGGGCGCGTGGCGGTACGCCCTGCTGGCGCTCGCGCTGGCGATACCGGTCTCGGTGCTATCGCGGCTCGGGAAGTGCTCGCGGCGCTGGAACCTTGCGGCCCCGGCGCTGGCCGTCGGCGCACTGCTCTTCCACCGCGACCCCGACCGGACCCCGCCCGACTCGGGCGTCCTGGCGCCCGCGGACGGTCGCGTCTCGGTGGTGCGCGAGGAGGGCGACCGGGTCCGCGTCGGCGTGTTCATGAACGTCACCGACGTCCACGTCAACCGCGCGCCGGTCGGCGGTCGGGTCGAAGCGGTCGACCACGAACCGGGCAAGCACCGGCCGGCGTTCTCGAAGGAGTCGGACAGAAACGAGAAGCTCCACGTCCGGTTCCCGGACCACGAGGTGACGCTCGTCGCCGGGGCGTTCGCCCGGCGCATCCACCCCTACGTCGACGAGGGCGACCACCTCGGCCGGGGCGAGCGACTCGGCCACATCTCGTTCGGGAGCCGCGCCGACGTTCTGCTCCCAGAGTCGGTCGACCACGCGGACCTGACCGTCCGGCGGGGTCAGAAGGTCCGGGCGGGCGAGACGAGGATCGCCGAACTCTAG
- the leuD gene encoding 3-isopropylmalate dehydratase small subunit, with amino-acid sequence MSGQTTETDIETVERVSGTGIPLRGNDIDTDQIIPARYLKAITFDGLGQFVFQDQRFTDDDGVAPEEQRDGDGGTVEVKDHPFNEDRFRDASVLVVNANFGCGSSREHAPQALMRWGIDAIVGESFAEIFAGNCLALGIPTVTASQQEIEALQDYVDEHPDTEIDIDVAAESVSYDDREIDATVDDAQRKALVEGVWDTTALLKSNAESVAATAAGLPYVEEAE; translated from the coding sequence ATGAGCGGACAGACCACCGAGACCGACATCGAGACGGTCGAGCGCGTCTCCGGGACCGGCATCCCGCTCCGGGGCAACGACATCGACACCGACCAGATCATCCCGGCGCGGTACCTGAAGGCGATCACCTTCGACGGCCTCGGCCAGTTCGTCTTCCAGGACCAGCGGTTCACCGACGACGACGGCGTTGCTCCGGAGGAGCAACGAGACGGAGACGGTGGAACCGTCGAAGTCAAGGACCACCCCTTCAACGAGGACCGGTTCCGGGACGCCTCGGTACTGGTCGTCAACGCCAACTTCGGCTGCGGCTCCTCGCGCGAGCACGCCCCGCAGGCGCTGATGCGCTGGGGCATCGACGCCATCGTCGGCGAGAGCTTCGCCGAGATCTTCGCGGGCAACTGCCTCGCGCTCGGCATTCCGACGGTCACCGCGAGCCAGCAGGAGATCGAAGCCCTGCAGGACTACGTCGACGAGCACCCCGACACCGAGATCGATATCGACGTCGCGGCCGAGTCGGTCAGCTACGATGACCGCGAGATCGACGCCACGGTCGACGACGCCCAGCGCAAGGCGCTGGTCGAGGGCGTCTGGGACACCACCGCGCTGCTGAAGTCGAACGCCGAGTCGGTCGCCGCGACGGCGGCCGGCCTGCCGTACGTGGAGGAGGCCGAATGA
- the ilvB gene encoding biosynthetic-type acetolactate synthase large subunit translates to MSESAPRRADPDEADAEESSTEATADDARTEPETEEKRVQTGAQSVVTALENAGAETLFGIQGGAIMPVYDAVFDSPLRHVMMAHEQGAAHAADAFGVVSGTPGVCLATSGPGATNLVTGIADASMDSDPVVALTGQVPTEFVGNDAFQETDTTGITAPITKTNYFADRADTVGDVVGEAFAYSASGRPGPTLVDLPKDVTQAETTREPGEATTPDTHRPRTDADAESVRAAARTLERADKPVILAGGGVLKGEASEELRAFARRYEIPVATSMPAVGTFPEDDDLAMEMVGMHGTGYANMATTHCDVMLAVGTRFDDRLTGGVETFAPDAEVLHVDIDPAEISKNVHADVPLIGDAGTVLEQLDDELGSETGMDADAIADGYREWREQCREWKAEYPMDYATPDDEPLKPQFVVEALDEATGDDTIVTTGVGQHQMWAVQYWTYTRPRTWVSSHGLGTMGYGLPAAIGARFAAEDDQQVVCFEGDGSFLMTIQELSVAVREDLDITVAVLNNEYIGMVRQWQDAFYDGRHSASEYSWCPEFEPLAEAFGAQGYTVEDYDEVADTVAAALAYDGPSVIDFRIDPAANVYPMVPSGGDNGKFALSEDQL, encoded by the coding sequence GTGAGTGAGTCCGCACCGCGGCGCGCCGACCCCGACGAGGCCGACGCCGAGGAGTCCTCGACCGAGGCGACGGCCGACGACGCACGCACCGAGCCCGAGACCGAGGAGAAACGGGTCCAGACCGGCGCCCAGTCGGTCGTGACCGCCCTCGAGAACGCGGGCGCCGAGACCCTGTTCGGCATCCAGGGCGGCGCCATCATGCCGGTGTACGACGCGGTGTTCGACTCGCCGCTCCGCCACGTCATGATGGCCCACGAGCAGGGCGCGGCACACGCCGCCGACGCCTTCGGCGTCGTCTCGGGCACGCCGGGCGTCTGTCTCGCCACGTCCGGGCCGGGCGCGACCAACCTCGTGACCGGCATCGCCGACGCGAGCATGGACTCGGACCCCGTCGTCGCGCTCACCGGCCAGGTGCCGACCGAGTTCGTGGGCAACGACGCGTTCCAGGAGACCGACACCACCGGCATCACCGCGCCCATCACCAAGACCAACTACTTCGCCGACCGGGCCGACACCGTCGGCGACGTGGTGGGCGAGGCGTTCGCCTACTCGGCGTCCGGCCGGCCCGGACCGACGCTCGTCGACCTGCCGAAGGACGTGACGCAGGCCGAGACGACCCGCGAGCCCGGCGAGGCGACGACGCCCGACACCCACCGGCCGCGGACCGACGCCGACGCCGAGTCCGTCCGTGCGGCCGCGCGCACGCTCGAACGCGCAGACAAGCCCGTCATCCTGGCGGGCGGCGGCGTGCTCAAGGGCGAGGCCAGCGAGGAGCTCCGGGCGTTCGCCCGCCGGTACGAGATTCCGGTCGCCACCTCGATGCCCGCGGTCGGGACGTTCCCCGAGGACGACGACCTGGCGATGGAGATGGTAGGCATGCACGGCACCGGCTACGCCAACATGGCGACCACCCACTGCGACGTGATGCTCGCGGTCGGCACCCGGTTCGACGACCGGCTCACCGGCGGCGTCGAGACGTTCGCGCCCGACGCCGAGGTCCTGCACGTCGACATCGACCCGGCGGAGATCTCGAAGAACGTCCACGCGGACGTCCCGCTGATCGGCGACGCCGGCACGGTCCTCGAGCAGCTCGACGACGAACTGGGTAGCGAGACCGGGATGGACGCCGACGCCATCGCCGACGGCTACCGGGAGTGGCGCGAGCAGTGCCGCGAGTGGAAGGCCGAGTACCCGATGGACTACGCCACGCCCGACGACGAGCCGCTCAAGCCCCAGTTCGTCGTCGAGGCGCTCGACGAGGCCACCGGCGACGACACCATCGTCACGACCGGGGTCGGCCAGCACCAGATGTGGGCGGTCCAGTACTGGACCTACACCCGGCCCCGGACGTGGGTCTCCTCCCACGGCCTCGGCACGATGGGCTACGGCCTGCCCGCGGCCATCGGCGCCCGGTTCGCCGCCGAGGACGACCAGCAGGTCGTCTGCTTCGAGGGCGACGGCTCGTTCCTGATGACCATCCAGGAGCTGTCGGTCGCGGTCCGCGAGGACCTGGACATCACGGTCGCGGTGCTCAACAACGAGTACATCGGGATGGTCCGCCAGTGGCAGGACGCCTTCTACGACGGCCGCCACTCGGCCTCCGAGTACTCGTGGTGCCCCGAGTTCGAGCCGCTGGCCGAGGCGTTCGGCGCCCAGGGCTACACCGTCGAGGACTACGACGAGGTCGCCGACACCGTCGCGGCCGCGCTGGCCTACGACGGCCCGTCGGTCATCGACTTCCGCATCGACCCCGCGGCGAACGTCTACCCGATGGTGCCCAGCGGCGGCGACAACGGGAAGTTCGCGCTATCGGAGGACCAGCTATGA
- a CDS encoding DUF7563 family protein: MTTTDNRLTNGDDTMAENRCQSCGSFVTRDFARVFGNNHNEVFGCLECMTATEVKKGGARADEVDTTNLIGGREPLR, translated from the coding sequence ATGACCACGACCGACAACCGCCTCACCAACGGCGACGACACGATGGCCGAGAACCGATGTCAGAGCTGCGGCTCCTTCGTCACGCGGGACTTCGCACGCGTATTCGGGAACAACCACAACGAGGTGTTCGGCTGTCTGGAGTGCATGACCGCGACGGAAGTCAAGAAGGGAGGGGCGCGGGCCGACGAGGTCGACACGACCAACCTCATCGGCGGCCGCGAACCGCTCCGATAA
- a CDS encoding DUF5799 family protein, protein MAERAWQDIIVGDRMAVDQEFAQRVTDSEFSRQEWGLIMTAVEFEIEHPDDDERARIVADTSKVEQVMPELENIRNQMNSMAGGGGGGDGGGGVFDSVKDALGLGGGGGGVDRERVEAANRLAQEYAGELQQRLESQGKWKQVRNAASD, encoded by the coding sequence ATGGCCGAACGCGCGTGGCAGGACATCATCGTCGGCGACCGGATGGCGGTCGACCAGGAGTTCGCACAGCGAGTCACGGATTCGGAGTTCTCCCGTCAGGAGTGGGGGCTCATCATGACCGCGGTGGAGTTCGAGATAGAGCACCCCGACGACGACGAGCGCGCCCGGATCGTCGCCGACACCTCGAAGGTCGAGCAGGTGATGCCCGAACTCGAGAACATCCGCAACCAGATGAACTCGATGGCGGGCGGCGGTGGCGGCGGCGACGGCGGCGGAGGCGTCTTCGACTCGGTGAAGGACGCGCTCGGGCTGGGCGGCGGTGGCGGCGGCGTCGACCGGGAGCGGGTCGAGGCGGCCAACCGGCTCGCTCAGGAGTACGCGGGCGAGCTCCAGCAGCGGCTCGAGTCCCAGGGCAAGTGGAAGCAGGTCCGCAACGCCGCGAGCGACTGA
- a CDS encoding DUF7557 family protein: MPQIELDEETIERLDSLRVEDESYDEIVGELISIYEAEERTLFHGGDYSGD, translated from the coding sequence ATGCCACAGATCGAACTCGACGAGGAGACCATCGAACGCCTGGACAGCCTCCGGGTGGAGGACGAGTCCTACGACGAGATCGTCGGCGAACTCATCAGCATCTACGAGGCCGAGGAGCGGACGCTGTTTCACGGCGGCGACTACAGCGGCGACTAG
- the ilvN gene encoding acetolactate synthase small subunit: protein MSSEDESGDVGNRGGELAGPRPEERPDPQGRRNKHGVRIDPAVEAEQETRTAVVSALVEHEPGVLAKVSGLFSRRQFNIESLTVGPTTVDGHARITLVVEETDAGIDQVKKQVAKLRPVIQVGELDDHAVQAELVVLKVRGDEPDKVHAITQMYEGQTLDAGPRTITVQITGEQHKIDDAIDAFRQFGIIEIARTGQTALARGDTPTTPGEEPGHAKESGESDDEEPERVETGTYDD from the coding sequence ATGAGCTCGGAGGACGAGAGCGGCGACGTCGGGAACAGGGGCGGCGAACTCGCCGGCCCGCGGCCGGAGGAGCGCCCCGATCCACAGGGCCGGCGGAACAAGCACGGCGTCCGCATCGACCCTGCGGTCGAGGCCGAGCAGGAGACCCGGACCGCGGTCGTCTCCGCGCTGGTCGAACACGAGCCAGGCGTGCTGGCGAAGGTGTCCGGGCTGTTCTCCCGGCGGCAGTTCAACATCGAGAGCCTGACGGTCGGGCCGACGACGGTCGACGGCCACGCCCGCATCACGCTGGTCGTCGAGGAGACCGACGCCGGCATCGACCAGGTGAAGAAGCAGGTCGCGAAGCTCCGGCCGGTCATCCAGGTGGGCGAGCTCGACGACCACGCGGTTCAGGCCGAGCTCGTCGTGCTGAAGGTGCGGGGCGACGAGCCGGACAAGGTCCACGCCATCACCCAGATGTACGAGGGCCAGACGCTCGACGCCGGGCCCCGGACCATCACGGTCCAGATCACCGGCGAGCAGCACAAGATCGACGACGCCATCGACGCGTTCCGGCAGTTCGGCATCATCGAGATCGCCCGGACCGGCCAGACCGCGCTGGCGCGGGGCGACACCCCGACCACGCCCGGCGAGGAGCCGGGCCACGCCAAGGAGAGCGGGGAATCTGACGACGAGGAGCCCGAGCGGGTCGAGACCGGAACGTACGACGACTGA
- the leuC gene encoding 3-isopropylmalate dehydratase large subunit yields the protein MSERTLYDKVWDRHKVAGLPTGQDQLFVGLHLIHEVTSPQAFGMLRERDLEVAYPERTHATVDHIVPTADRERPYEGAAEEMMAELEENVREAGIEFSSPDTGDQGIVHVIGPEQGLTQPGMTVVCGDSHTSTHGAFGALAFGIGTSQIRDVLATGTVAMEKKDVRRIRVTGELGEGVEAKDVILQIIRKLGTDGGVGYVYEYAGEAVENLDMEGRMSICNMSIEGGARAGYVNPDETTYEWLADTDAFADDPERFEELKPYWESIASDDDAEYDDEVVIDGDALEPMVTWGTTPGQGVGVTEPIPHPEELPEDKRDTARRAQEHMRVEPGDTMEGYQIDVAFLGSCTNARLPDLRRAARVVAGREVHDDVRAMVVPGSQRVKAAAEAEGLDEVFTEAGFDWRGAGCSMCLGMNDDQLEGDEASASSSNRNFVGRQGSKEGRTVLMNPRMVAAAAVEGEVTDVRELPETDVDDSEVTRA from the coding sequence ATGAGCGAGCGCACCCTGTACGACAAGGTGTGGGACCGCCACAAGGTCGCCGGGCTCCCGACCGGCCAGGACCAGCTGTTCGTGGGCCTCCACCTCATCCACGAGGTGACCAGTCCGCAGGCGTTCGGCATGCTCCGCGAGCGCGACCTCGAGGTCGCGTACCCCGAGCGCACCCACGCCACCGTCGACCACATCGTCCCGACCGCCGACCGCGAGCGTCCCTACGAGGGCGCGGCCGAGGAGATGATGGCCGAACTCGAGGAGAACGTCCGGGAGGCGGGCATCGAGTTCTCCAGTCCGGACACCGGCGACCAGGGCATCGTCCACGTCATCGGCCCGGAGCAGGGGCTGACCCAGCCCGGCATGACGGTGGTCTGCGGCGACAGTCACACCTCGACCCACGGCGCGTTCGGCGCGCTGGCGTTCGGCATCGGCACCTCCCAGATCCGGGACGTGCTCGCGACCGGCACCGTGGCGATGGAGAAGAAGGACGTCCGCCGGATTCGGGTCACCGGCGAGCTCGGCGAGGGCGTGGAGGCCAAGGACGTCATCCTCCAGATCATCCGGAAGCTCGGGACCGACGGCGGCGTCGGCTACGTCTACGAGTACGCCGGCGAGGCCGTCGAGAACCTCGACATGGAGGGTCGGATGAGCATCTGCAACATGTCCATCGAGGGCGGCGCCCGGGCGGGGTACGTCAACCCCGACGAGACCACCTACGAGTGGCTCGCCGACACCGACGCCTTCGCCGACGACCCCGAGCGCTTCGAGGAACTCAAACCCTACTGGGAGTCCATCGCGTCGGACGACGACGCCGAGTACGACGACGAGGTCGTCATCGACGGCGACGCGCTCGAACCGATGGTGACCTGGGGCACGACGCCGGGCCAGGGCGTCGGCGTCACCGAGCCGATTCCCCACCCCGAGGAGCTACCCGAAGACAAGCGGGACACCGCCCGGCGGGCCCAGGAGCACATGCGGGTCGAGCCAGGCGACACGATGGAGGGCTACCAGATCGACGTCGCCTTCCTCGGCTCCTGCACCAACGCGCGCCTGCCGGACCTCCGGCGGGCCGCCCGGGTCGTCGCGGGACGGGAGGTCCACGACGACGTCCGCGCGATGGTCGTGCCCGGCAGCCAGCGCGTGAAGGCCGCCGCCGAGGCCGAGGGCCTCGACGAGGTGTTCACCGAGGCCGGGTTCGACTGGCGCGGCGCGGGCTGCTCGATGTGCCTCGGCATGAACGACGACCAGCTGGAGGGCGACGAGGCCTCCGCGTCGTCGTCGAACCGGAACTTCGTCGGCCGACAGGGCAGCAAGGAGGGCCGGACCGTGCTGATGAACCCCCGGATGGTCGCCGCCGCCGCGGTCGAGGGCGAGGTGACCGACGTCCGGGAGCTCCCCGAGACCGACGTCGACGACTCGGAGGTGACGCGGGCATGA
- the ilvC gene encoding ketol-acid reductoisomerase, with the protein MTENDEFDTTVYYDDDADDAYLDDKTVAVLGYGSQGHAHAQNLADSGVDVVVGLREESSSRDAAREDGLDVATPREAASRADIVSVLVPDTVQPAVYDDVEDELEAGDTLQFAHGFNIHYGQIEPPEDVDVTMIAPKSPGHLVRRNYESGEGTPGLLAVYRDATGDAKQEALAYGKAIGCTRAGVVETTFREETETDLFGEQAVLCGGITELIKVGYETLVDAGYSPEMAYFECLNEMKLIVDLMYEGGMREMWDSVSDTAEYGGLTRGPEIIDEDVRANMEEALEEVQNGEFAREWISENQTGRPVYRQQKEADVNHDIEDVGARLRALFAWADEEQAEESTEDDESERVRADD; encoded by the coding sequence ATGACAGAGAACGACGAATTCGACACGACAGTGTACTACGACGACGACGCGGACGACGCGTACCTCGACGACAAGACCGTAGCCGTGCTCGGCTACGGGAGCCAGGGCCACGCCCACGCCCAGAACCTCGCCGACAGCGGGGTCGACGTGGTCGTCGGCCTGCGCGAAGAGTCGTCCTCCCGGGACGCCGCCCGCGAGGACGGCCTGGACGTGGCGACGCCCAGGGAGGCCGCGAGCCGGGCCGACATCGTGTCGGTGCTCGTGCCCGACACGGTCCAGCCCGCGGTGTACGACGACGTCGAGGACGAACTCGAGGCCGGCGACACCCTCCAGTTCGCCCACGGGTTCAACATCCACTACGGCCAGATCGAACCCCCGGAGGACGTGGACGTGACGATGATCGCCCCGAAGTCGCCGGGCCATCTCGTCCGGCGCAACTACGAGAGCGGCGAGGGGACGCCCGGCCTGCTCGCGGTGTACCGCGACGCCACGGGCGACGCCAAGCAGGAGGCGCTGGCCTACGGGAAGGCGATCGGCTGCACGCGCGCGGGCGTGGTCGAGACCACGTTCCGCGAGGAGACCGAGACCGACCTGTTCGGCGAGCAGGCGGTGCTCTGCGGGGGCATCACCGAGCTCATCAAGGTGGGCTACGAGACCCTGGTCGACGCGGGGTACAGCCCCGAGATGGCCTACTTCGAGTGCCTGAACGAGATGAAGCTCATCGTCGACCTGATGTACGAGGGCGGGATGCGCGAGATGTGGGACTCGGTCTCGGACACCGCCGAGTACGGCGGGCTCACCCGCGGCCCCGAGATCATCGACGAGGACGTGCGCGCGAACATGGAGGAGGCGCTCGAGGAGGTCCAGAACGGCGAGTTCGCCCGGGAGTGGATCTCGGAGAACCAGACCGGCCGGCCGGTGTACCGCCAGCAGAAGGAGGCCGACGTGAACCACGACATCGAGGACGTGGGCGCCAGGCTCCGCGCCCTGTTCGCGTGGGCCGACGAGGAACAGGCAGAGGAATCGACCGAGGACGACGAGTCCGAGCGAGTGCGAGCGGACGACTGA